Proteins from a single region of Mailhella massiliensis:
- the galU gene encoding UTP--glucose-1-phosphate uridylyltransferase GalU produces MKVSKVVLPVAGWGTRSLPASKNIPKEMLPIYNKPVIQYVVEEAVRAGVQEVIFVTNRHKCVVEDHFDRNIELEELLAEAGKIEQLKAVQDAASMVEVMAVRQKQQLGLGHAVGCAKSMVQEEYFAVMVGDDFMVGDNAGLVQLVQAAEKYNMPTIGVMEVPADKIDKYGMVAGEELEDGVYRITDMVEKPAVGSMNSRLAIVGRYVLPREIFDYIAKVKPGKGGEIQLTDALADYMKEKGMLAVKMKGRRFDAGDWVDYLTAGIYFGLKDEKLSGALRSSLKELLDD; encoded by the coding sequence GCAGGATGGGGTACCCGTTCTCTTCCCGCCAGCAAGAATATCCCTAAGGAAATGCTTCCCATCTACAACAAGCCGGTGATTCAGTATGTTGTTGAGGAAGCGGTGCGTGCCGGCGTGCAGGAAGTCATTTTCGTGACCAACCGCCATAAATGCGTGGTGGAAGATCATTTTGACCGTAATATCGAACTTGAGGAACTGCTGGCCGAAGCCGGAAAGATCGAACAGCTCAAGGCCGTGCAGGACGCCGCCAGCATGGTGGAAGTCATGGCCGTGCGTCAGAAGCAGCAGCTCGGTCTGGGCCATGCCGTCGGTTGCGCCAAATCCATGGTGCAGGAAGAATACTTTGCCGTCATGGTGGGCGACGACTTCATGGTGGGCGACAATGCCGGTCTGGTGCAGCTCGTGCAGGCTGCGGAAAAATACAATATGCCCACCATCGGCGTGATGGAAGTTCCTGCCGACAAGATCGACAAGTACGGCATGGTTGCCGGTGAAGAACTGGAAGACGGCGTGTACCGCATCACCGACATGGTGGAAAAGCCCGCCGTAGGCTCCATGAATTCCCGTCTCGCCATCGTCGGCCGCTATGTGCTGCCCCGGGAAATTTTCGACTATATCGCCAAGGTGAAGCCCGGTAAGGGCGGTGAAATCCAGCTTACCGACGCTCTGGCCGACTATATGAAGGAAAAGGGTATGCTGGCCGTGAAGATGAAGGGCCGCCGCTTCGACGCGGGCGACTGGGTCGATTACCTGACTGCCGGTATCTACTTCGGCCTCAAGGATGAGAAGCTCAGCGGAGCGCTTCGTTCTTCTCTGAAGGAACTGCTGGACGACTAA
- a CDS encoding M20/M25/M40 family metallo-hydrolase, which translates to MLEYTREGLLELTKKLVSIRSISHTAGENEAAAFIYESLAVEPYFQKHPDFLRYLPVEEGGLERRAVMALVRAGSHTRRTVLLNGHFDVVDTDVCGDLAEAAFDAAEYTRLVAERDIPEDARADLASGNWLFGRGVMDMKAGIALHMAYLAHMARRTGELGVNLLFLAVPDEEGSSAGMRGSLPGLCALMQEQHLELEAALSGEPAFWTSKSTEGSRPCRTLFTGTTGKLMPLFFCVGREAHAGYSFDGVNAAALAARVVSLMDCRADLMDGYGDDTLTPPVCLKLKDLRDSYSVTLPERAAAYFNVLSVSRSPLDILHICREVARQALEETLEGIRESGRAFQQRSGRKDSPVPAWESRVLTMSELMQEVAGAGRGKRAGVHPRFRPFSACRQG; encoded by the coding sequence ATGCTGGAGTACACGAGAGAAGGACTGCTGGAACTGACGAAGAAGCTGGTGAGCATACGCAGCATATCGCATACGGCGGGGGAAAACGAGGCGGCCGCCTTTATTTATGAGAGCCTTGCGGTCGAGCCCTATTTTCAGAAACATCCCGATTTTCTCCGCTACCTTCCCGTGGAGGAGGGCGGTCTTGAGCGGCGTGCGGTGATGGCTCTGGTACGGGCCGGGAGTCATACCCGGCGCACGGTGCTGCTCAACGGACATTTCGACGTGGTGGATACCGATGTCTGCGGCGATCTGGCCGAAGCGGCCTTCGACGCCGCGGAATACACCCGTCTTGTGGCGGAACGGGATATTCCCGAAGATGCCCGGGCCGATCTGGCTTCCGGCAACTGGCTCTTCGGCCGCGGCGTCATGGACATGAAGGCGGGCATAGCTCTTCATATGGCATACCTTGCCCACATGGCCCGCCGTACCGGGGAACTCGGTGTGAACCTGCTTTTTCTGGCCGTTCCCGACGAGGAGGGCAGTTCCGCCGGTATGCGCGGTTCTCTGCCCGGACTCTGCGCACTTATGCAGGAACAGCATCTGGAACTGGAGGCTGCGCTTTCCGGGGAACCGGCATTCTGGACATCAAAGAGCACGGAAGGGAGCCGCCCCTGCCGCACGCTGTTCACCGGCACCACGGGCAAGCTCATGCCGCTGTTTTTCTGTGTGGGGCGCGAGGCCCATGCAGGCTATTCGTTCGACGGCGTGAACGCCGCCGCTCTTGCCGCACGCGTGGTCTCTCTCATGGACTGTCGTGCCGACCTTATGGACGGATACGGCGACGATACGCTTACGCCCCCCGTATGCCTCAAGCTGAAGGATCTGCGCGACAGCTATTCGGTAACGCTGCCGGAACGGGCTGCGGCCTATTTCAACGTGCTTTCGGTAAGCCGCAGTCCGCTGGATATCCTGCATATCTGCCGCGAGGTGGCCCGACAGGCGCTTGAGGAAACGCTCGAGGGTATCCGTGAGTCGGGGCGGGCCTTTCAGCAGCGCTCCGGCCGAAAGGATTCCCCCGTTCCCGCATGGGAAAGCCGCGTGCTCACCATGAGCGAACTCATGCAGGAGGTTGCAGGAGCAGGGCGGGGAAAACGTGCAGGCGTACATCCGCGATTTCGTCCGTTCTCTGCCTGCCGACAGGGATGA